In Lactuca sativa cultivar Salinas chromosome 5, Lsat_Salinas_v11, whole genome shotgun sequence, the DNA window TGCCATATCGCTTGCGGATCTTCCTGatttgaatccacatgattggataattttgcacaacatcctccttacAAATGAAGCAGAGTATGGTCcgattattgatcacttcaagaggatgcttgtatgctacatcatggaagttgccaagatggatcaggagatcgctagcatcttcaagaaaaagcccactatcttacctgttggctctgccagtgacctGAACATGATacagatgggaaagattgacccgaaACACAATTTtgtcatgtttaccagaaacgaaggcgaaaaatgtctgttcgctttggcagacaaacatctatacaccactgcatgcatgaaacatgttttgggaatcattcatcgttgcaagcagaattcaacagatgacaagaagtacttcgatgacatgatccagtggtacattcgcttcagacagacaatcctcactctcatccctcgtctgtttgaaaccactaagaaggttcctgcagctggacccagcaagaagaagtgatagtttcgctccaattgacgcaaatggggagattgttaggtccacatagtgttgcgtcttgggctcgtcaTTTAGTTCATttaatctccggtatgggcctgtccatccgtgagttattttgtagggtttaatatttatagatgcttgcatgcatcctagaacgtactTTTGATAGAGATTTTAATAGCGTTCatcgttcttatcttttgtaaccctaatatcctcgacaacggaagttcttcatcgagctctactgaggattgaatcaattgaatcattcgacacattcagattcattcttgtgctttatcttactgtttttgctttcttgatttacctgttataagatctaatcgatcaaagagttttataaactcatcatgtatgttatgtgattgtatggtatgtggtacgatgggggaactcactaagcttcgtgcttacagtttacagttttggtttcaggtacctcttcaacgaaggggaaggagctggtgcggTAGCAACACATTATACACACACATTGATTTTCCGCACTTAAGatatattctgggattgtactctgacattttatTACTTTATGATTTGGGTTTTTAGACATGATATATTGATTTACGAAATGATATATTTTCACATAGTTTTCTTATTAATGTTTtataatcaattaattaaaatgaaattattGGACTCGAAATTTGAGATGTTACATTTATTGGTTATTGAGTATTATTGGAGTCAATGAATATGTTTATTGGTACATGAAGGGTATTAATGGAAATATGGAATCCATGTTTTTGTTCctcattttattaaaatattatatattcaTTGTTTTCTTATTAAGGCTTTGTGGTTTGTTCGCCAATCTATATGGATTTAATATTTTAAACATGTATATGGGGAAAATTATTACATTATGCATTTGGTAACTGTAACGAGGGACCTTTTGGTCAAGATAAAATTTTATAGAACAGATTTGGAATATAATGAGACGAAAAGTTTCTACCCTTGAGATAATTGTTGAGGAATTGAATAGTAACTAATTACTATTACGGAACATTATAATGAGACGAAAAGTTTCAACCCTTGAGAATTTGTCTCGGTTGCTTACCTAAGGCTGGTGGTGTGGACAACATGTTATTACATGTTACCACACCAAAAAGTTGTCACATCAACATCCTAGTCATAATCACCAAAGGTGGAAATGGGCAACACCTAATAATATGTAATAACACCACTTATTTTgtatttgattttttaatttttttttttgatgtttttactTTCTATATTTtcgaatttatttatttttttatttatgtcaTTATGTAATATAAATTAAATCTTAAATTAAACataacatttttaaaaataacGATAAcaataaaaatcctaaattaaaaacaacattaaaaaaattacaacTAAGGATAAAACCACATTtagatacaaaaaaaaaagacaaaacaaATTACATTTTCGATCTAAATTACTCAAACTTCACTGCCATCATAGATATGATCTGCCAAGTCTTCTCGTAGTTGTTTGTGTTTTCGTTGATCTTGGATATCAACGACTCTATGTAAGTATTCTGCTGTCCCTAGTTGAAATTGAATGTGTCTTGGTTCGGTAGGTGAATACTCTGCAATGTTTCTTCCTTTATTTTCAACCACCATGTTATGCATaatgatacatgcatacaaaaTATCTCGTAGTCTGTCCAACTCATATGGTCGTGCCACATGTTCAACTATGTGTCATTTTGCTTTCAGAACTCCGAAAGCACGTTCCACATCCTTACGTGCTCCTTCGTGTATTCTCTTGAAAAATTTATCTCTTGGTTCTATCGGGTGTCGAAATGCCTTCACGAACGTGGAATATGCTGGATATATTCCATCCATGAGGTAATACCCGAACTTATACTCATGGCCATTGACTGTGAAAGGAGTATCCGGTGCCTTTCCCGTCAAAAGGTTCTGAAATATTGGTGACTGATCAAGAACGTTTACGTCATTGTTCGAACCCGCAACTTCAAAAAAAGCATGCCAAATCCATAAGTCTTATGATGCAACCGCTTCTAATACTAACGAAGGCGATCCAAGATGACCACTTGTGTATTGACCTTTCCACGCCACAGGACAATTTCTCCATATCCACtttgtgcaatcaatgcttcCAAGCATTCCCAGAAACCATGTCGTTCTTCATGCGCCACATATAGTTGTTGTATGTCATTCAATGAAGGTTTGCGCAAGTATTTGTCACCGAAGGTTTCGATAACACCTCTCGCCAATCTATACAAACTTTCTCGTGCAGTTCGCTCTGACATTCTCATATAGTCATCAATAGAATCGGGTGACTCCCCCATAGCCATAAGCTTGATTGCAGCAACACATTTTTGCAACCCTGTAAAACTTTGTTTACCTCTCGCATCGTACCTTAGTTGgaaatattcatacctaaaaaaacatataataaaattacctaacaattatttaataatctaaaaaacatataataaaattacctaacaattatttaataatctaaaaaacatataataaaattacctaacaattatttaataatctaaaaaacatgtaataaaataacttaacaattatttaataatctaaaaaacatataataaaattacctaacaattatttaataatctaaaaAACATGTAATAAAATAACCTAACAATTATGTAATAATCTAAAAAAATCATGTAATAAAATTACCTAACAATtacttaataattaaaaaaacatataatagaATTACCTGCTTTCCATTGCATTGACTATTTGTTGAAATACATTTTTCCGCAAGCGAAACCTTCTTTTGAAATCTTTTGGTTGGTAGACACAATCATCCGCAAAATAATCGTGTACTAGACGTCTATGCCCCTCTTCACGATCTCTGTTCAATGCCGTACGTCTGGTCCGTAGTGGAGCTGGCTCTTGCGGTATCATGTCGGTAACATATTGATGTATCATACCCACAAACATATCTTCTTCATCGACATCATGATTGTATGGATGGAACGGATCAAAAGGATCCATTTTTAACATTCAATAggaaaaatgaaattgaaaggATTTGTTTGGTTTGTAAAATATAAAGAGTAAatgtggtatatatatatatatatatatatatatatatatatatatatatatatatatatatatatatatatattaagtttatGACCGTTTGAAAACGGTAAAGTTTCAAACGGTTTGATTTTTGAATCAACCAATCAACGAATACATTTTCTCCCGTCGCCACAACAACGCCCGACGACGTAACACCAAAAAACGGGAAGCCGGCACAGTGTTCCCCGCGTTATACCGGCGTTATTAGGCGTCCACGTCGGATACCCCTTCGACGCCGTTGCCCGTACCGATCGCTCTAACAGAAGGTGTCCACATGTTTCTTGGTTTTGTATATGGTTGTGAAATTGTGAATTGTCATAACTGCCCTTGGCATTTGGTTGTTTAATATATTTACTactatttttttgaaaaacatattTCATAATTTCAAACAACCATATATGATATATTGAATTTTTtaacatttatacatttaaaGGGGGTATTATGGTCAATTTGATCACCTTAGAAATGCATACGCCTACTTAGTATTTAAACATATTTTGTTGTTGGAATGTTTGATGAGATGAGCATGTGCTTCCAACTTTCAGAAATTGGTTGCTCTGATGCTTCCGCAGTAAGTTTCCATATTTATGTAATATAGTATTTTTAGTCCTcaaaaatcaaataatttatCCAACAGATTTAGTTTGATGATATGCTGGTTAATCATGATGATGTTGACTTCTTTATGGAAGATATTGACCAACTACACGTTTTTGTCTAGGAAAACATCAACTTACCATCAATGATTAATTACTTCCCTTCCACTCCTGTTGAATGAACGTATGTATTTTCCAAAAGTTTGTCATTTGCTTCAAAAATCTCTCGTGCTCTCGGATAATAAGGCGCCACCTCTCACCAGTTTCAAAATTGTAAATGCTATCCAGGTTAGTTTATTGAGCCGGTGattattttttttgataaaagattgaCATTTTCCGCATCCTAATTTTTCTAATTTTCCATTGTTAATCAATTGTTTTAAAGGAAGTCAGACCTGAAAGGATGTTGGCTTTGGGTTAATATTTAGTTTTGAGATGTTgatattttcatttcattcgattGTTGACACGAAGTTAAATTCAAAAAGCCCATGGTTAATTGTTTGCTGTAATAAAAAAGAAAGGCTTTCTGCCAAATTGAATATAGATGGTTCAGCCGAAATCTTAGTGAATGATGACACTGTAAATAATGGTGGAATAGTCACCTCTCCTTCATTAGTCAATCTATTTGCTGTCTTGGTTACATAGTGATTTCAAATATCCTGCAAATGATTATAGAATCACATGGCTTTTGATCCAAGTTTTTTCTGCAGAATCTTGATGCAAGAAAGTGCTTGGTTGTATACCTCGAGAGCTAGCTGAACATTTGTCAAAATTAATGGACACATTTGGCTTGATCTTTGATGTATAATAGAACTGAATTTCCCTTGAATACTACCTATTTATTGCTAAATAAAGCATCTGATTTTCTCAACGTGATTTTATTATAAGGTCGTATTATGTTTGTTCTTGGACATTCTTATGCTGTTGTcccaattcagatttggtgttgagaTAAGATATTTAGTGAACCAGAAGGCGAAATAGTTCAAGTATACAAGTCATTATGTCAACAAGTGTTAACTCCAGTCATTTTAAGTGTTAAATACCACCATAATTTTTCCTTGTTGCTATAAGAGGTTTTAAAGACAACTCCTCATGTTTTTACAGAAATTAGGTGCATATATTATTAGGTGCATATATTTTGCATTCAGTGTCATTTATATAAATACTGTCCGTTTAAGAAACATATCACAAACCCTGGAACACAATCATCGATTTGGACAACTTTATATACTTATAAAATACATTGACAAAAAACATAAGAGttctacaaataaaaaaaattaaggaatATCATTCGTTTGGAATCAACCAAAGGCTTCCAACTTTCACAAAGCAGGGAACTTTCACTGGTTTGGGATCAATAAAGAACATTAGAAATATTGTCCTAACACTTTATTAATCATCAACCATCACAATTTGTGACTAAAATATAAGTTTCCATCATTTTGTCACATTTCCTTCAAAATCAATAAAAGAAGGAATCATTCCCTAGCCATCTCTACAATGTATTAAGAAATCATAATTGGTGACAAAtatgaaaaactgaaaataatAGTGGAATGATTCCTTAATCCATTGTAGAAAATTTAGTATTTATAATTGATCTTAGGGACTAAAAATGTCAAAGTGGACAAAGAAGTGTGACAAAAATCTAAATCCATTTTTTAGTCCCTAAGACCAATTATAAATACCATTTTTTGGCTTTTTTCTCCCAACATATGATAACTTTTGACCTCTTGGCCgagtcatctttttttttttttacctcatTGTGTGTAGAAGGAAAATTTCGAAAACACCCTATAACTAACAAAAAAAGAATCATCGAGCATAAAACTTACATGTTACAATTTCCATACACACTAAACTGTTTCAAACCCACAACGTAGTGCGAAGTTTTTTACTCTTTTAGACTAAAAGTTAATCGGGATCcattatataatataaatataaaagataaaagaaataaaaaaatataataacatTAAAAccttatattattttataattattctCTATGAGGCCTTATAATTCAGAAATGCTTCACAATCTTTTCATTCGTTGTTTTGGAAAATCCTTTTTTTTCAACAACATAAAATTAAACAATCATTTAACAACTCATTCGAAATTCGATTATGCAAATCCGACTTCACAAGCTTTATCACGAAAAAACATCCCTTGATGGTTGTGGTTGCAAATGAATAATCCGATGCTAACTTCACTAATTAATACATCAAAGGAAAAATCTAACGGATCTTGGTTTCAACCATCACTTTGGCAATGTCGAATATACTATGTAAGGTACCAAATCTTTCATTTTGTTACATATCAATAGGGTAGATAGAAAGTTCATGTAGAATATTCATCCTATCTTTcattttctttatgattttttGTTTCACATGCACACACTTCACTTCAAATAAATATTACCTAGTGTTGTACATTAGTGTCTCTTACTCAATTTCTCTATCcgcattcacacacacacacacatcactataaaagATAGATTCTTTAGTGTTGCATATCAAAGCTTTCTGTTTATCTCATGGCTTAGAATCTAGGAAAAGCATCTAAGTTAGATAGAAAAGATCACTTACTTGATCATGGAGCATCCTTAGCCATGTGAAGCATCCTCTTCAAAGGGAACATGTTTGGTTGTTCATGGAGCATCCTCATAGGTAGTGAAGTTTGAAAAGATCAAAAGCTTCTTGGAACAATTTTGAGGAACTTCACTCACTGGACCAATTTAGAGCAACTTCACTCACTGAACCATCTTGGAGCATCTTCACTGAATAAGACCGTCTTGGAGTACCTTAAAAAATAGAGCATCGGAAATATGTCGTCTACGTTTTTAATGTGCCATATACTTCAAGTGGACCAGGCACGTTTCAAATAGGCCATACACGTTTCAAGTGAGCCATGCACATTCCTTGTGTGCCATGCACGTTTGTAGTATCTCAAGTTAGCATTCATGCATGTTCCACCTTTCctttcttgatatctatgttgtcGTTCTCTAACTTGTATCCCAAGATTGATATCCTACTATTTATACGAGGGTGTCATTCATGCCTTATGGGTCCACAATCAGTCCATGTAAGCCCTACTATGTCCGATTCTCCTACTATTGTGAAACCTTAGGAACCACAACCTGTAAATACCTCATTcttgtttttcatttttctttctcaTACTCTCACAACATTTTCGCTCATAATCATTTTGAGCAACTTGTAGTTAGAATCCTATTTGGTGCAACATCATGTGAAGCTTCTCTTTTGAAGACAATTATCAACAATTATAGCTTGGAGCAACTTTGCACATCCCTCCCCCTCGTGAACATCTTGGAGCAACTTTGCACAACACCTTCCTTTCGCATAACCTTAGCGCAACATCTCAACCTCGCAAAGCTATTTTGGTGCAATACACCTCCCCCTCACGAAGCTCCTTGGCGCAACTTTAACTTTTGCGTAACTTCATCCATTGGATCAACATTGATCTTATGAGCAGCTTCTTCCTCATGTGAAATTTGGATCCATGGAGAAACATCAACCTTCTAAGAGGCTTCTCCTTTTGACACAACATTCTGTTGGataagtgtctaagtccataactattttggtatgtacttgacctgattatgagcatggtccttttgggttgccttcaccatagcaatatgtaggatgaattaaggagagaaaggttaaattatgatttattaatatattataagaataatatattaaaggataaatcatattttttaattaatattagtcaagaattaattaagaattaattttgtggctaaaagtgattaattaaatataggggactagactgcaattattggataattgagttattgggctaacgaatgctaaaggaacaaggggtgaacgaaattatgatgggagcccatcatattttcgtccatggccttatccagaaggttccattggctgcttagagtttaagctgtcgattagggttttgactgaaaccctagcagcccacacaagtatatgaaggaccccttaggccccaaaaacgtgggtaactgaatccttagggtttctagacgtttttgggtgcctcctctcttctccttcttcatctagttgcttagtggtgtttatgactccattagaggtgcagcacttgagacactaagctttctgaagccaatcaaagcaaggaattgattgttattgcaatataacaatcaaaggtaattactaaacccttatttcagttcttatatgatagatatagggtttatagctttggatattcaattgcatattcattagacaaactagatccaaaagctattagggtttgaatgtacaccataggattgatgttttgctcaaaacccattagtggtatcagatcctagggttgtttgtttgatgtatttgatgctatagtTGATTATTCATGCTTTAaaatcgaaaattagggtttctgggggctagactcgccgagtccacgactgaactcgtcgagttcatggtgaactcgacgagtccatgcttgactcgacgagtcagctggtcagaaagagctaatttcgggattttgtgctcctttggctgtgggatagttaccacaatgttttgtattgatataaatcagatttttatgatattggatgattatccttgccaaaataaaagataacttcatattagttaaataattattttcttatatcataaaatttaattatttggtgaattatcttgcatgaaattagactaggtcaaaattagataattgccttatttgaattttgtgatctagaatgttcttgataaagtttggtgtaacagcccgaaatctcaggtattattaaattatgtttttgggtggtttaagaggggactcggcgagttggagcctagactcgccgagtaagatcgcagacttggtcgcgggatcgcgactggactcgacgagtccaggtatggactcgacgagtcgacgctgtttagcggaaaccctaaccgttcaggtttgggacgtataaaagggactcattggccgtcattgttcgttttagccttctgagaagaaccctaaatcgattgggtgcagctggagcaaggatcttaggccattgttggttatagaagagtggttgtgcaaggaagagaaaggattggctaaaggagcagcaaggggtcacattctgaggattgggaatacagagaatacatcatccaggtaagaattcgtgtgtgctctgctatattgatgtatttatgaatttagggtttatagaacccatttagcgATTAGATGAAgtagtgccttgttacccaacgactataatcttgtagtagggcctttagaggtccagaaggtcccatgcatgtgtatttcgggacgagacctatctcaggaagcagttactcgtctgcatggcatggactcgccgagttgttcttcagactcggtgagtagcttgaagatttactgggactcgccgagttgttcttcagactcggcgagtggagtcggggtggccccgcgattctttcaagagtaactcgtcgggtcgaggagggtactcgacgagtagataaggaatctcagaaagttggaggacgtctagactcgccgagtcgccatggtactcgccgagtccggtcgagctgaccgttgaccgttgaccagagttgacctaagtctgacttcttagggatagtcacccttagaagatataagtgttaatgagatatgtgatgttataggaaggttgtagctcgtcggattgtgcacgagtgatttcaggagttgctagctttcagcatttacgaggtgagtcttctcactatac includes these proteins:
- the LOC111921076 gene encoding uncharacterized protein LOC111921076; this encodes MDPFDPFHPYNHDVDEEDMFVGMIHQYVTDMIPQEPAPLRTRRTALNRDREEGHRRLVHDYFADDCVYQPKDFKRRFRLRKNVFQQIVNAMESRYEYFQLRYDARGKQSFTGLQKCVAAIKLMAMGESPDSIDDYMRMSERTARESLYRLARGVIETFGDKYLRKPSLNDIQQLYVAHEERHGFWECLEALIAQSGYGEIVLWRGKVNTQVVILDRLR